AGCCGGACTCTTCTGGGATATCCTTGTCTCACTCCTCAACCTCAGTTACGCCTAGGGCGTACCACACCACTTGGATGAGTACGTCTATCTCTTCCGAAAACCCGATTCTTCAAGTTCCCCTTTGGATGATGCCAACAGAGAGTAAGTATCAGCTTTGGTTGACACCGCACAAAAGGACAATTGGCAGAAGACAACCTCAAAACTCTCAAAATTATATGGATGTATGTATCAAAACAATACGGATTCCTAGACCCTATGAACGGATGAATATTACTGATGTGGCTGGTTTGACAGCCGCTCAGAAATCCACATTGAAGATGCTAGGGGCGGTTGATTGCATGGACTGAACCTAGTTGACTGACAAAAGAGGGCAACGGAAGGCTCAAGCCCAATAGCTATAAGGAATGCCGACGATGAAGTAATATGAAATTCGAGTGCAGAATCCTGATGTTGAACGTTGGTGGAAGATTGTTTGTAGTAACCAGGGTAAGCGTATCTAATTTTGTATTGAAAAGAGATTTTAGATTATTTGTGAGTTGAATGATGGATTCGGGAGCCATGGGGTAGGCTACACGCTGATTTTCTTCCCAGTATCCCAGAAGCAAGCATTTTGGGGATTACTTTTAATGCCTTGATAGCATTGATAAGCTTTAACTGATACTTTAAAAAGGTTAAGTAATTTAGTTAGCAGCTATTGCTGAAATTTAGCTGCCATACTTTAAACCCTAATGAAAACCGGCTTGCTTCTTCATATCGTTTTTATTCATATAACCAATGCTTTTACCACCCCAACTTCGATACCTTTGAGATTGAATTTGAATGGGTTCCTCAAAATCTTTTCTTCCTTGTTCCAGTTGCTTTAATCCTTGATAAGCTAAACCCCGGTGTACTAATGAGTAGGTAGAATTTTTTTGCCTGGAGCTTTACTATTAAGGCTAATTTATTTAAAGTTTTGACCTTGCTATTCACTCAAATACACTTTGTATTTGTTTGCTTTACTCACAAGGCTGGTAGCTAAATATTTAATAACTTAATTTATGCTTAGACACGCTACTACAAGAGCTGCTAGTGATGCCGGATCCCTTCAAACTGCGAGTTTTCAGACATTTCGATGATTAAAACTTGTTACAGCCCGATGGTGTGGGTGGTAAATTAAAAACGGTATATTGCCTACAGTTGTAAATTTCACTACTAATTTTATAACGAAATGCCTTAATAATGTGAGCCATAGACGGATAGAATATGGCTAAAGGGGCTTCTGTATGTATCTGACTAAGAAAAAAGTGACGATTATTGCATTGACAGGTGCATTCAGTTTTTCAACCATTTTTGCTCCTGCTTTAGTAACTGTATTAAGTTTTACAAAAATTAATGTAGCGAACGCTGCTAATCGACCAACTACTATGTCTATGAATGGCATGGTAACGACACCTCACTACTTAGCTTCTCAAGCCGCTTTAGACATACTCAGGCAGGGTGGAAATGCTGTAGATGCTGCGATTGCGGCTGCATCAACATTGGCAGTAGTTTACCCGCATATGAATAGTATTGGAGGAGATAATTTTTGGTTAATTTATAATTCTAAAACTCGCGAATTGAAAGCCTTAAATGCCAGCGGTAGAGCCGGTGAAAAGGCAACAATTGACTTTTATAAAGCTAAAGGTTATACAAAAATTCCCTCTAGAGGTTATTTGGCAGCAAATACCGTACCTGGAGCGATTTCTGGTTGGGGAGAAGCCTATAAATATGCTCAACAAACTATGGGTAATAATCTACCTTGGAGTAAGCTGCTTGATTCTGCCGTTAGCTATGGAGAAAATGGCTTTCCCGTAACTCCTAGTCAGGAGTATTGGACTAAAACGAATATTGATGAGAAGGACAAAGAATTCCGCAATATTCAACGCTTCCAAGGCTTCAAGCAGACCTATCTCAAGTCAAATGGTGAGTCTTACAAAGCTGGTGAAGTCTTTAAACAGCCACAGCTTGCTAAAACCCTGAAGGCAATTTCTGAAAAAGGGGCTGCTGAATTTTACAAGGGTGAAATCGCTGAAAATATCATCAAAGACTTAGAAGCTAACGGAGGTATTCTAACTCTAGAAGACTTTGCCTCACACACGGCTGATTGGGTTAAGCCGATTTCAGCAGACTACCGTAAATACAAAGCCTACAATTTTCCACCCAATACACAGGGAATGGCTTCTCTGTCGATTCTCAACATCCTCAACAATTTTGACTTGAAGAAGATGGGGGAAGGAACAGTAGATTACTACCATACGTTAGTAGAAGCAACAAAACTCGCTTTCGCGGACAGAGATAAGTATCTCAGCGACCCAGCCTTCGTTAATATTCCTTTGAATACGCTTCTGTCCAAAGAGCATGGTAGCGATTTAGCGGCACGCATCAATATGAGAGTTGCTGTTAAAGAAGCTAAACTACTCGACCCAAAAGGAGATACTGTCTGGCTGGGAGTGGTTGATAAAGATGGCAATGCTGTATCTTTAATTCAAAGCATATACCATGACTATGGCTCGGGAATTGTTGCTGCAAATACGGGAGTTCTGCTACAAAATCGAGGGAGTTTCTTTTCTCTAGATCCAAAGCACGTTAACCATTTAGAACCCCGCAAGCGAACCTTTCATACTTTGAATCCGGCAATGCTATTTCAGGATGGGAAACCCTATTTGGTCTACGGAACAATGGGGGGAGAAGGACAGCCACAAACCCAAGCTGCCCTTGTAACTCGGATTGTAGACTTCGGATTTAGTGTCCAAGATGCGATTGAAGCACCGCGCTGGCTGCAAGGTCGTACTTGGGGAGCCTCATCTAATGACCTCAAAATTGAAGGGCGAGTGCCGCCCGCTGTAATCAAAAAATTAATTGAAAGAGGCCATCCAGTCAAGGTAATGGAGGGTTATACGGATACAATGGGACACGCAGGTGCAATTCTTATCGAGCCAGCAACTAATATTAAATTTGGTGGTGCCGATCCACGCGGAGATGGGGCTGCTGTAGGGTATTAAGGAATTATGCCCAAAGGGCAGAGACGCTTGTTTGCCAGCAGATTAATATAAGTGCGGCGAACGTGTGCGTTTAAACCTTTGGCTTCCTAGCGCGATCGCGCTAGGGGGTAGTCCTGCATAGTAATGCTAATCAAGTTTTTCATTCTCTAGATAAACTACCGTTATATTCATGGATAAAATACCAAATAGCTCCTATCCCTCTTATGTCACTCTCCGAAAACATTTGCCATTTCTGAACTCTAGAGCCTTTGTATACGAAGCGATCGCCAGATTTTTTTCTAACAACAAATACAGCCGCCAAGTTTTTCTAATAGGATAGCTTGTATTGATTGGTTGACAAGGCTTCTGGCGATTGCTTCTCCGGAGAGTGACAGAAAAGGGATATCACAATTTAACACAGATTCAGATAGCGCCATTTTTCTCTGAATCTGAGGCTAATTCCTGTTCTGAGGCTGAGGACTCCCAACGGGTTTATAAACTTCAAGCACAACTGGAACCCGATGCTGGTGTCATTGCTAAACAGTTCAGGGGGCGACCAAGCCGCTAGAGCGGCTGTTCTATAAGGTTTATAGCTCTCAAACCTCGTTGATAAAATGACTTTTTATTGGCAATAAGACTGAGCATTTCCTCTACCCATAACTGACAGGACTGGAAAGCAACTAACCAAGTTTCTCCATATAAACCAATCCAAAAGCTACTATGTCTTCGTCGGGTTCTATCTTTTTCTTTTTGACGACAAACATATTGATGTTGTCCCTGTAGTTGAGTTCTTTTGCCTTGCAACCATGCGCTCGTCATTGCTAAAGCTATTAAAAGTATTAAATTAATTAATCGAGCAGGCGAAGCTTGGGAATCTTCGAGATTATATCCTCCAGTTTTACAATCCTTGAACATTGCTTAATAGCCATAACGTTGTTTATAGATATGAATAGCACTTTTTAAATCTGTTAGGTTAGTTAACAAATACCAAGGCTCTTTTTCTTGCTTACCTTTATACTTCCGCTTCCAATAAGCAGCCAAATTAAAACGATTAAAGCCTTTCTTTTGAGTTAAACTAATATGGGGGTAAAATATCCGAATGCCTGGTTGAATAGGAATACTGCTTAACGGTTGAAACTTTTGCCTTTTTTCTCGAAAAGTTGTGTCACATTTTTGACTTGTACAAAGCTAACGTGCTGGCGTTGCAACCATTGTGCTAGTTCGATGCTGTGAAACTCTCTATCTCCTACGATGACTAATTGATATTTGTTTAATAGCCGAATTACCGGACGTAATACTTGTTTTTGCTCTGCCAGGTTGCAGGCTCCCTTTTTGTCTAGCAATGTCCAAAATATGGGAAAAGCTCTTTTTTGATGAACGGCGCTAACCATTAAAACATTATTTGATTGCCATTGGGTTCTATCCAGTGCGATAATTAGTTGAGTTCCGGCTTTGATTTGACGCTCAATAATCTCTCTAACTAAGGGAAACCATAGCGCCAGTATACTTAATGAACCCAAAGATAAAAAACGTTGAACATGACGGCGACGACTATTTTCTAATATGGGTAATGGCAGATTAGCTGCCAATCTTTCTATTCGTACCGTTTTCTGGGATTGTAACAACCATACCAGCATTTTTAAGGTAATTAATTGCGCTGGCTTGAGATATTTTTCCAGGTATTTTTGATAAAATGATGGCAACATTTTTGCTCTGGTCTTGTATTCATAGCGAGACCGTTCCTTTTTATCACAACTTGATAGTTTTTTCTCTATTTAAAGTCTGTTGTCAATAAGCAGACGATTTTTTGCTTGGCGCTAAAGCGCCAAAACCTTTGAACACCCAAGTTCAGGGGGCGACAAGCGCCCCCTGAACAGACCCTGATGAGAAATCATAGGGCTATTGTGCAACGCTCTCTGGAGGCGGTTTTCTGGGCTTACGGCTGGGAACTAGAAAGAAAAACTCCCTCGGATAGTCCGGGGGAGTTTTTTTGTGCGCGATCGCGTATTTCGCCTCTACGCTTTTAATTACTTTATGGAAACACTTTGTTTTAATAAAAATGTTTCCATAAAGTTACCTTTTTTGCATTATCGGGGAGCGATCGCGAAGAAAATTTAGTCAAGCAACCAAGTATTAGTGGCAAAATCAACAGGCTCTTTAGGGAGAGGTGGAGCGTAATTTGGCAATTTCCCCGGTGATTTCCTGTACCCTGATGGTTGGATGTCTGACCTTTCTTTTTTCACAGCATTGGCTTCTTTGGCAGCATTGGCTTCTTTGGCACCATAGGCTTCTTTGGCACCATTGGCTTCTGCAATGAGCTTAGAGTTAGCTTCTGCAAGTTGCACGGCTGCTTTTTTTACTTGCTCAAGCTCTGCCTTGAGAGGTTTTGCTTGCTCAAGCTCTTTCTGAAGCTTCTTTACAAAAGTTTTTTGCTCATCCAACTCCGAGCGCAAGTCTGCAATTTGTTGCTGTAACAAGCTTTCCTTTTGGCTTCCTTGTTCGAGGGCAGCTTTCAACTCCGTTACAGTTGCTTCTAACTCAGCCTTAGTGGGGCTTTTGCTACTAGCAGTAGGTTTTTCGGTTGCATTTATTGGTAATTCGTTAGCTGGTTCAGCATCTTCTTCTAGAACTTCCTGGGCGACGACTTCTATAACAGGCGTACCATCTGAATCTGGTAAGTTTTGTGCTTCTTGGTGTATTAAGTCTGAGATACGTTTTTTAGCCATTATTGCCTCCAATCACGCTGTAATTCATCAGCCACGCGGCGGTAGTCTGCCTCAGCCTCCCGCGCATTCTTACCTCGCATATGAGTAACGGGAACACCATCAAGAGCCGCTCGTTCGTGGGCTTTGTAGGCACGAATAAACGCATGACAGGCGGGTATTCCTAACTCCATGAGCGTGTTTTGCGCCTCCAGTGCTTCCCCCAGACTCCGCGAATCAACCTTAGTCAGAAGCACCCGATGGGGGGTTCCTACGGGGGTGACGGCTTCGCGTACTGTCTCAATGAGGACAGCCAGATCCATCGGCGCACATGGCGTGGGCAAAACCAGATAATCAGCGATCGCCACTACCGCCGCTAATGCTTCGGATCGGAGCGCCGGAGGCGTATCTACCACTACTAAATCGTAACCTTCTATCTTGCGTAAACGACCTAAAAGTTTTGGATCTGTCTCTTTAGCTAGATCGAAGGGCATTTCACCCCGCGAAGCCCACCAAGACAAACTACCTTGACTATCTGCATCTACAGCTAAAACTTTGTATTTTTGTGAAAATATAGCCGATAATCCCATAGCTGTTGTGGTTTTCCCAACTCCACCTTTTCCATTAGTCACAACAACTATTTTTGGTGACGATGACATTTAAAATCTTCCTCTAAATTGCTGACGATGACAAAAATATACAGCTTTACGCGAACCGCGAGGGGTGGACGGCGATCGCAGGTATGGTATCTTTGGCGCGGTTAGCCAAAAAAATAGGCTGGCTCTAAGCCAGCCTATTTTTAGAAGAGATTAATTAGAACGTTCTTAAACCTAGAACCCTCCAGTTATCCCGCTTATTCCAGATACAGCTATTGCACCTGCGATCGCAGAAGCTGCAACAGATGTCAAAGCCGTCCCAAATATCCACCACGCAGCTGTAGCAGCAGATTTGCGAGTTTCTTCGGCTTGCTTCTTAGCGTTGCGCTTGATATCTTTGATGCGTTGTTTAGCTTGCTCTTGGAGGCGTTCTGCTCGGTTCATCACGCTATCACGCGCCGCTTCAATTTGGTCGATGATGCGGTTAGCATCAGCTTCAGAAATATCCTTGCGAGAACTGAGAACGGCGACTAAAGTATCGCGATCGAAATGGCTCAGACGCTCTTTTAATGCCTCGCCTCCTGCTTGGGGATCGTCAAACAGTTTGCGGAAGTCGCGCTTGATACCTTCATAGTTGAGTTCGGGACGCTCAAGCGAGTTGAGGTAGTTTTCAATGGTAGCATTAATGCTATCATTCACCGATTTAACGCGGTTCTTAACGTTCTCAACTTGTTCAACTAATTGGTTGCGAACAGATTCTATTTGATCTGCAATGTGATTGGCTTCCTCTTCGCTGATATCTTCACGTTGCGATAGGAACGATACCAAAGTAGAACGATCGAATTGCTTCAGGCGATCGCCCAAACTACCAAACCCAGCTCGCGGATCTTTGAACAACAATTGCAGATCGCGTTTGATGGCGTCTGGATTGAGTTCTTCTTTGTTTGTATTCCGCAAATAGCTTTCCAGATTTGCTTGCAAATCCTGTACCTTATCTTTAGCACGACTTGCCAAGCGGCGGGGTGCTTTGATAACGCTGCTAATATTCTCCTGGACGGAATCGACAATCTTATTGACTTGTTCTTCGCTCAAGTCTTGGCGTTGACTTAACAGTTTCACCAAAGTTTCGCGATCTACTTGAGAGAGCCGCTGTCTTAGCGCCAACGCGCCTTCTTTGGGGTCGTCAAATAGTTTAGCGAAATCGCGCTGAATGCCTTCTGGATTGAGTTCTTCCAGGTTGGTATTCCGCAGATACTCACCAATTGTCGTCGTAACTTTTTCGTACTGTTCCTTAGCTTTATCCGCAACTTGTTGCGGCGCTTGCATGATGTTATCGCGGACTGATTCAATCTGAGAGATTGTTTGATTAATCTGTTCCTCACTCAAATCGCCGCGTGCAGTTAGCAGTTGCACTAAGGTATCGCGATCTACTTGAGATAGGCGATCGCGCAACACTGTTAATCCGGCTTGAGGATCGTCTATGAGGGTTTGAAAATCGCGCTTAATACCTTCGGGATTCAGTTCTTCTTTGTTGGTATCGCGCAGATAAGCTTCTACTTTTTGCCGCAGTTCTTGTGTTTTGGATTTGGCTTGTTCTTGGAGTTCCTGAGCCTGCGACAAGACGCGATCGCGGGTTTCCTCTAGCTTACCAATCAGTTGATCTGCTTCTTCTGGGCTAAAGTCTTCGCGCTGTCCTAGCACTTGCACCAAGCTATCGCGGTCAAATTGAGATATGCGATCGCGCAAGGCTTCAAACCCAGCTTCCCGATCTTCCAAAAGTGTTTTAAAATCGCGCTCGATCCCTTCTGGATTGAGTTCCTCTTTCCCAGTCGAACGCAAGTAATTTTCAATTCGGCTGCGTAAATCTTGCGATTTTTCTTGAGATTCTGCACCACCGACAGTTTCCAAAATCTCTGTGCGAATACCTTCTAACTGATCGGCAATTTCATTCACCCGCTCTTCAGAAAAATCACCCCGCTTGTTAAGCAATTGCACGAAAGAATCGCGATTCACTTGCTCTAATAGCGGTCGAACGAAGCCTGGTGCAGCTTCAGGATCGTAGATAACATCTTTGAATTCCTGCTTGATAGTTTCGCGGTTCAAGTGCCAAGGTTGCGAATTTTGCAGGTAATTTTCTACATCTGACAAAATGGGGTTAGACTGTAGCGAAGGCAAATTCTCGACAACTTTACTGCCCAGTTGTTTCAGCTGACCGGAAACTTTTTCAACATCTACATCTGAGAGATTTACATTCTTCAGCGCCGATCCCACCAAGGCAGTAGTACCGTACTGCATTGCCCGTTCCATCAGTCCAGGCTGCTTGTCGCGTTCGCCGGATTCTCCCCTTGTTTCATCTAGCTGCTTGCCTAAGCTAGCGATGATTTCTTGTGGTTGAGCAGCGTCTACATTATCGCGCCCTTCAGCCATTACTTGCTGCGGTTGCTTATTAACTACTTGCTTCCACGCGCCTTCTAGTTGATCGACAACACGATCGATATCTTGTTTCGAGAAATCTGTGCGGCGGCTAACTAAATCAACAAAAGTTTGACGGTTAATGTTGCTGAGAATATCGCTGCCAGCGAGAGCTTTTACATCTGGCTCGTTGAGTAACTTTTCAAAGTTACCGCGAATATCTTTTAGGTCTAATTTCGGCAGTTGCAAATTGCCTACATAGTCCTCTACTGTATCCCGAATGCTGCTGGGGTCTAAACCAGAAGTCAATTCGCGACGAACTGCGGCGACCGATGCCTCTACGGTATTAACAATTTGGGCATTTGCAGCATTAGCGCCAAGGGCTGCGCCAGCTGTAGCCATAACACCTTGCATACCTGAAGTGGCGGTTTTGATTGCCGAACCAATGAACGAACCTACTGCATTAGAACCCGCCCACGCTAGCAACAAGAAGAAGGCTGACCAGATCGTTACGCCAATAATTGCGCCTAATCCTGGACTGCTAATTAGGCTAAGTTTTACGGCTAGAAAACAAGCGATGGACAAGGCTATGTTGACTGTAAATATAGTCCAAAGCCCGACTTTTGCTTCAATTTTGCGAACTTTCTTGCCCCAGGTGACAGACTCATCGTCATCATCAACATCAGCTTCTAATACATCATCTCCGGCTGAAATTCCGGCGGCAATTGATAAGTTGGTTAGTAGTAGTTGAAAGGCGAAAGCCATCACCACGCCCGCGACTAAGGCTACAAAAAATTGCGGGCCAGAAAAGATAAGTGCTGCTTCTTCTGGATTTATCTGGCTTTCTGGAAATTGTGCCATCCAGAATTGCTTGCTGGACAATTCCAGCGTAAATAACGCATTGTAAAACATGAGATCTTCCTCTTCAATGCTTAAATCAACACAAATGAGAGGCCGCGATTTGCCGATCGTATGGATGCGCGATCGCCAAGTTTTTTAGCCAAGCAATCTCTGCCAATGAGATTGTTGTACTTGGGTAGCATTTGGCTGGCGCTAAATTTGCAAATCGCCCTGACAGAAGCGTTGAACCGAACTTGGATATAATTACGAACTCGGTTCTATAATCTGTCTTGCTGTATACTTATTTTCTTAATTAAAGGCAGTAACTAAATCCCTCGAAAGTCTGAAAATAAAGCCCCTAGCAGAGCAAATCTCTCTAAAGATATATTCGTAAAACTTAATTTTTCGTCAACCTAAGTTGATGCTGGCGATCGCACCATGCAGTTAAGTTAGGCAATTTGCATATATACAAATTATTCGCCACTCCACATTGTTGCCATCTACTGCCTAACCAACAAGTACAGCGATGACAAGAATAATAAATAAAGACAATCAACAATAATAATTAAATCAAGGCAAGAGCGTTAGCCGAGCTTCACTACCGCTCCTGCCAAACCTGCTCAAAATACCGAAGGGGCGATGTTTGCAATCGCCCCGATATCTAACCGCCGCTACGCGATGCTGCTAGCGCAGCCGCTTTGCTACGCACTTTCCCTAAATAACTGGGTGCGATTTGCTTAGCGCAACGCTGAAGGGCGCGATCGCGCGATTGCTTAACTTAATAGCTGTGTTCGACAATCACTTTATCGTTCTCAGGCTCCGAAAACTTCTGATTTAGCGAAGCGTCGCGGATGACTTGCCACAGTGAAAGCAGTTCCTCACCCCTTAAATCGCTCGATAGGTATTTCTGAATAATTTGATCCAGTTCTTGCAAAGTGCTGGGAAGCGTAACCGAGCTGGTAACTTCTGACATAAGGCAACCTCGTGCAGACAGGATTGATGCGCGGTAAGACCGTACTACTCCCATTGTAATTAAATTTAAAATTAGACTGTATCAAAAGCAACAATTTTTAGTGATAATTAAGGATATACAGCATAAAAAAATTTTCGTCTGTAGCGATCGCTGCTATTCCTAGAGTGGTAGCTAATTGGCTGGCGATCGCAGACCCAAAACCCACAATTTTGGGCGGATCTGCGTTGCGTAATTAGTGCGCGTAGGACGAAGTACGAGCCGCAGGCATCGCCTTAATACGCTTGATACACTCAGGACTATCATTATTTCGCTTATTCACCAGCGTGCTAACAGCATAAACTGTCATCTCTTCTGCTAAATAAGGGCGCAACAAAGACTGCACGTAATCGGACTTTTGCACCTGGGGATCTAGCCACACATCGTAGTCTTTTGCATCAATAATCACAGGCATTCTGTCGTGGATGGGGCGCATTATTTCATTCGGTTCAGTAGTTAAAATAGTGCAAGACTGAATCTCTTCACCCTCTGCATCTTGCCAACGCTCCCACAACCCAGCAAAAGCAAAAGGTTCCCCATCTCGCACGCGGAAATAAAACGGCTGTTTCTTCTTTTCTTGTTGCTGCCATTCATAAAAACCATCAGTCAACACCAAACAACGCCGCTGCTTGAAAGCAGAGCGAAAAGATGGTTTTTCTGCCACTGTTTCGGCTCTGGCATTAATTAACCGCGCCCCCATTTTTGCATCTTTTGCCCAACTAGGAATTAACCCCCAATGCAACATCTTAAACTGCCTGTTTGCATCGTCCTTTGTCTGTAAAATTGTTGCTACTGGCTGCGTCGGCGCGATGTTATATCTTGGTGTCAGCGAAGCAACATTATCTACCTGAAACGCTTGGGCTATTTTCTTCGCTGTCTGACTCTGAGTAAATCTTCCACACATAGTTTTGTCCTCACTTACGCAAATTAAAATGCTTTTACCAACTTTTTAAATATGTTGGCCAATTTAAACACAAGATTTTTACCCCTTACTTAGCAACTAAAGAGGTTTTGGGTTGTTTTTTGATTTATGCGGGCATACTTAATAAGAAGTTACCAGCACCTCCGTTATTTTGCCTCGCTTCCCCGCCTTAGAGTTAATTGAGCGCGATGCTGATATTGTATGAATGTTGAAGCCGCTGTATAGATCCCGAATAAACCCACAATCGGAATTAGAGAGCATAACTTTTACTCCACGCGATCGCAGTTCTGCAAAAATGTCTCTAAGTTTAATTTGCTCCTCTTCGTTGAAGAAGTTGCGACTGTAAGCGGTGAAGTTACTTGTCTGGCTTAGAGGATAGTAAGGCGGGTCAAAGTAAACAAAATCTTGGCTAGTTTTGGCATATTCCAAAACTGATTTAAAATGTCCTGTTTCTATTTTAGCAAATTTAAGTGCAATCGAGGCGCTTCGGAGTATATCTGGCTGACATATTTGAGGGTTTTTATATGTACCGATCGGTACATTAAATTGACCGCAGCGATTTTCTCTATATAGACCGTTAAAACAAGTTTTATTCAGATAAATCAGCCTTGCGGCTCTTTCTATATCAGAGCCAGTAGTACGAGAGCGCAAATAGTAGTAATAATCACCGCTATGTCTGGCGCGATGTTCTGACAACAGTTCAATCAACAGCTCTACATTATCTCGAACGCAGCAATAAGTATTAATCAACTCTTGATTAATATCCATTAAAATAGCTTCTGCTGGAAGTAAATGAAAAAATACAGCGCCACCCCCCAAGAATGGCTCATAGTAATTTTTAAAATCTGTGGGGAAATAGGGAAGGTATTGCCCAATCAGCTTGCTTTTACCACCAGCCCATTTAAGAAAAGGACGCGGCGCTAATTTTTCTGTAGCCTGAGTTGACATTTATATTTCCGGGCGTCGTGGATGGGGCGTTTCGCCCTCTAGTATTAGGCAGTGGGGCATCTGTAGAGCTTTTAGGAATTCAAGGGCTAGTAGGCTATACTTGTCGAACTGGCTGACAAATGCTAACAGTTAGAGTGCAGCGATCGCGATTCAGGCAAAATGCCTGCACTAGACAATTATGTTTGATGGGTTTTGGACTAACGTCTCTCGGTACTTCAGCTACTTTATCAGCATCACTCTGGGGATTTTCTTATATTCCTTCGAGCGAGTGCAAAATTTTTTCAAGCGCCCAACCACAGCTATAGCTACGGTTGGCTTTCTCTTAGCCGCCATAACCTTTGTTGCCCTAACCCTCCGGGCGATGTTGGGATTGAGTCCAGTTTAGTAGTATCTGAAAAAATTTGCTCGTACTGTCTTGAAGACAGCGGATGATTATGGCTACAGACCGTCGTGTTTCTCGTGTTGGAGCGCTAATTCAACGCGAAATCAGCCAAATGCTGGTTAACGACATCAAAGATGACCGCGTGGGTGCTGGTATGGTCAGCGTAACCGATGTGCAAGTTTCCGGCGATC
This DNA window, taken from Microcoleus sp. FACHB-831, encodes the following:
- a CDS encoding DNA adenine methylase, which encodes MSTQATEKLAPRPFLKWAGGKSKLIGQYLPYFPTDFKNYYEPFLGGGAVFFHLLPAEAILMDINQELINTYCCVRDNVELLIELLSEHRARHSGDYYYYLRSRTTGSDIERAARLIYLNKTCFNGLYRENRCGQFNVPIGTYKNPQICQPDILRSASIALKFAKIETGHFKSVLEYAKTSQDFVYFDPPYYPLSQTSNFTAYSRNFFNEEEQIKLRDIFAELRSRGVKVMLSNSDCGFIRDLYSGFNIHTISASRSINSKAGKRGKITEVLVTSY
- a CDS encoding DUF751 family protein yields the protein MFDGFWTNVSRYFSYFISITLGIFLYSFERVQNFFKRPTTAIATVGFLLAAITFVALTLRAMLGLSPV
- a CDS encoding SOS response-associated peptidase, whose protein sequence is MCGRFTQSQTAKKIAQAFQVDNVASLTPRYNIAPTQPVATILQTKDDANRQFKMLHWGLIPSWAKDAKMGARLINARAETVAEKPSFRSAFKQRRCLVLTDGFYEWQQQEKKKQPFYFRVRDGEPFAFAGLWERWQDAEGEEIQSCTILTTEPNEIMRPIHDRMPVIIDAKDYDVWLDPQVQKSDYVQSLLRPYLAEEMTVYAVSTLVNKRNNDSPECIKRIKAMPAARTSSYAH
- the ggt gene encoding gamma-glutamyltransferase, which gives rise to MYLTKKKVTIIALTGAFSFSTIFAPALVTVLSFTKINVANAANRPTTMSMNGMVTTPHYLASQAALDILRQGGNAVDAAIAAASTLAVVYPHMNSIGGDNFWLIYNSKTRELKALNASGRAGEKATIDFYKAKGYTKIPSRGYLAANTVPGAISGWGEAYKYAQQTMGNNLPWSKLLDSAVSYGENGFPVTPSQEYWTKTNIDEKDKEFRNIQRFQGFKQTYLKSNGESYKAGEVFKQPQLAKTLKAISEKGAAEFYKGEIAENIIKDLEANGGILTLEDFASHTADWVKPISADYRKYKAYNFPPNTQGMASLSILNILNNFDLKKMGEGTVDYYHTLVEATKLAFADRDKYLSDPAFVNIPLNTLLSKEHGSDLAARINMRVAVKEAKLLDPKGDTVWLGVVDKDGNAVSLIQSIYHDYGSGIVAANTGVLLQNRGSFFSLDPKHVNHLEPRKRTFHTLNPAMLFQDGKPYLVYGTMGGEGQPQTQAALVTRIVDFGFSVQDAIEAPRWLQGRTWGASSNDLKIEGRVPPAVIKKLIERGHPVKVMEGYTDTMGHAGAILIEPATNIKFGGADPRGDGAAVGY
- a CDS encoding ParA family protein; protein product: MSSSPKIVVVTNGKGGVGKTTTAMGLSAIFSQKYKVLAVDADSQGSLSWWASRGEMPFDLAKETDPKLLGRLRKIEGYDLVVVDTPPALRSEALAAVVAIADYLVLPTPCAPMDLAVLIETVREAVTPVGTPHRVLLTKVDSRSLGEALEAQNTLMELGIPACHAFIRAYKAHERAALDGVPVTHMRGKNAREAEADYRRVADELQRDWRQ
- a CDS encoding MFS transporter, with amino-acid sequence MFYNALFTLELSSKQFWMAQFPESQINPEEAALIFSGPQFFVALVAGVVMAFAFQLLLTNLSIAAGISAGDDVLEADVDDDDESVTWGKKVRKIEAKVGLWTIFTVNIALSIACFLAVKLSLISSPGLGAIIGVTIWSAFFLLLAWAGSNAVGSFIGSAIKTATSGMQGVMATAGAALGANAANAQIVNTVEASVAAVRRELTSGLDPSSIRDTVEDYVGNLQLPKLDLKDIRGNFEKLLNEPDVKALAGSDILSNINRQTFVDLVSRRTDFSKQDIDRVVDQLEGAWKQVVNKQPQQVMAEGRDNVDAAQPQEIIASLGKQLDETRGESGERDKQPGLMERAMQYGTTALVGSALKNVNLSDVDVEKVSGQLKQLGSKVVENLPSLQSNPILSDVENYLQNSQPWHLNRETIKQEFKDVIYDPEAAPGFVRPLLEQVNRDSFVQLLNKRGDFSEERVNEIADQLEGIRTEILETVGGAESQEKSQDLRSRIENYLRSTGKEELNPEGIERDFKTLLEDREAGFEALRDRISQFDRDSLVQVLGQREDFSPEEADQLIGKLEETRDRVLSQAQELQEQAKSKTQELRQKVEAYLRDTNKEELNPEGIKRDFQTLIDDPQAGLTVLRDRLSQVDRDTLVQLLTARGDLSEEQINQTISQIESVRDNIMQAPQQVADKAKEQYEKVTTTIGEYLRNTNLEELNPEGIQRDFAKLFDDPKEGALALRQRLSQVDRETLVKLLSQRQDLSEEQVNKIVDSVQENISSVIKAPRRLASRAKDKVQDLQANLESYLRNTNKEELNPDAIKRDLQLLFKDPRAGFGSLGDRLKQFDRSTLVSFLSQREDISEEEANHIADQIESVRNQLVEQVENVKNRVKSVNDSINATIENYLNSLERPELNYEGIKRDFRKLFDDPQAGGEALKERLSHFDRDTLVAVLSSRKDISEADANRIIDQIEAARDSVMNRAERLQEQAKQRIKDIKRNAKKQAEETRKSAATAAWWIFGTALTSVAASAIAGAIAVSGISGITGGF